The genomic stretch TATATATTAGTATTTTAAAAATCCACTTAATCTCTGCAATAATTTTCTTGTTCATTAAATTAAATATGCGCCTACTAATTAACAATGGAACGACTCCGGACAGCGCCGACAAGTCGATAAATATTTAAATAACTATAATATCTTAATATTATATGAATCCTAAAGAAAAATTTGAATTAATAACGCGTAATACGCAGGAAATAATTGGAGATCAGGAATTAAAAGAAATTCTTAAAAAAAGAGACATTTCTATTTATTTAGGCACGGAAATTTCAGGAAGGCCGCACATAGGATATTTTGTTCCTGCAATGAAGATGAAAGATTTTCTTAAAGCTGGCTGTCATGTGACTATGTTGCTTGCAGACATCCATGCAATGTTAAATAATCAAAAATCTACTTTTGAACAACTTAATTCCAGATTTAAATATTATTCAATTATAATTAAAGCGTTGTTGGAAGCGGCCGGAGCTGATACTTCTAAACTTACTTTTGTTAAAGGCAGTGATTTTCAATTAGATCCGAAATATACTTTCGATATGTATAGGCTTGCTTCAATGTCCTCATTGCATGATCTAAATAAAGCCGCTTCTGAAGTTGTAAGGCAAAGCGAAAATCAAAAAATTGGCGGCTTAATTTATCCAATTATGCAGGCGCTGGATGAAGAATATTTAAAAGTTGATGCGCAATATGGGGGCGTAGACCAACGAAAAATATTTATGTATGCCCGTGAAATTTTGCCTAAATTGGGATATAAACCCCGGATTGAAATAATGACTCCGATGATTCCGGGATTGCAAGGAGATAAGATGAGTTCATCTGTTGCAAGTTCAAAGATTGATTTACTTGATGATGCTGAAACTATAAAAAAGAAATTAAATAAGGCGCAGTGTGTCGCAGGAGATATAAGGGATAATGGATTGCTCTCATTTGTGAAGCATGTAATCTTTGTTTTAAAGAAAGATACCGATGATACATTTGTGATTGAACGCCCTGCAAAATTTGGAGGCAATTTAGAATATTCACAATATGAAAAGCTTGAGGACGATTTTAAAGAACAAAAATTACATCCAATGGACCTCAAAACTGCTTTAGCAAGGGAAATTGCGATATTAACAGCGCCCATAAGGAAAGTGATGGAAAACAACGAAAAAATTATTAAAGAAGCCTATCCCTAAAAGTTTTGATTTTCTAAAAAATCAAGCCATGTATCAGATATCACAATATGCAAAAGAGATTTCTATCTTAACTAGATAACTTTAATCTCTACTAAATCGTTAAAATAACGTTTAACAATAGTTTCTGTGCTTCTTAAATTGATACCGCCCCTTCCAATCAATATTCCTCTTGTTTTAGTATCAACGGCAGTTAATTTGATAATTGTAGGTTCTATCTCAATATTTGCCAATTTTAACGGATAAATAATATTTTCTATAAATTTGGACAAATCTTTGCTATTTTCTATAATTCGAACTTTCTTTTTAAGAATGCCTTCTATCTTTTTATAATTAATGCCTTTCTTGCCTATGGCTTTTCCAGCCATGCCCTCTTTAACGATAAAATAAACAATTTCATCTTGTTGAAACGCATCATCTACATTTGTTCTTGTGATTGATTCAAACAAAGAAATATACTTCATAAGATTCATATCATATTTAATCTTAATCATTATGCACTTATTCCGACTACGTTAACAGAAAAAGGTTTTTTACATATAACCCCTAACTCTTCATTATCCATGCTAAGACTTGTCACTGTCACTTTTTGAAGATTTGCAAAATGATTAATTTGATCTTTAACTTCAGGAATGCTATTTGATGTAATAAACACTTCAACAAGGCGCGATAATTTTAACGATTTTAATACTCTTTCTGTGCCAATTATAAGTCTTTTCTCTTCTAAAGCTTTTTTAATTTTTGAAATTTCATCATTTGTTTTATTTTTAACTGCCATTTGTGACACCTATTTAGTTTTTGTTATTAACTTTGGCAATCCAGTGCCAATTGGGACTGGTTGGTTAAGCATAACATTCTCAATAACTGAATTTAACTGATCAACTTCGCCTATCATTGAAGCATTTAATATGTGTTTATCTGGCGTTTCAAAAGATGCCCGCGCAAGCACTGAAGACTTTTCACTAATAACACCATATCTTGTAATGCCTTTAATTCGACCATTAAGGCACATCGTATCAGCAATTAACATAATATGCCTTACGTTAACATTAATGCCTTGTCCCTGATAAACTTTAAAAATTTCGTCTAAAATAATTGCTCTTGTAGCCTCAATTCCTAAAACTTCTTGCACTTCATAAAGATCATTGCTATAAGTCCTATTCTCATCAACTTCTTGAAATGTTAATATTTCTTTTAAATTTGTGCCCCCGGTTACAATAATATATTCTTCTCCTTTTTTCATAGGTAATACCTGCCGAATCTTTTTAATACCGCAGATATAAATCTTTTTTAATTTTTCTTTTAATTTATACACATCGTTTAAGTTTTCTTCTTTCGATTTAACTTTGAAAATTAACGTTTCTCCCTTAACTTTAATTGTGCAGCTTTTTACCGCTTTAGATATTATCTTTTGAATTTTTTCAGAAGTTAATCCTAATACATTTAACCTGTTAGAGTTTAATTCGGCGTCAATTGAAAGTTCTCCCACATTAATAATGAACTCTTTAACAAGTTCGTTGAACATTGTTTCTTTAATTCTTAAAGCTAATTCCTTAATACCTTTTCCTCCAGAATAAGGCTTTTTTAGATATATTTCCATCAAGGGAGTTTTTAATGTTTGTCTCCCGTCTAAAATCTCAATAATCCGGGGCAGACCAGTTGTAACATTCATCTCAGCTACACCCGCTAATAATTTGGTGTTAAGTGTCATTTGCGTACCCTGTTCACCGATAGATTCTGCAGCAACTAAACCCACTGCTTCTCCCGGTTGGACTTGAGCATTAAAATAATCGTTTTCAATTAACTCTTTTAATTTTTCAAATCTTTTTTCACTTAAGCCGTTGCCAAAATTTTTAATCTCTTCAGTTAGTTTGTGTGGTAATATAATTTTAGGCATTTTTTTCCTCCTAAACGTAATCTATCGCTTTTTTAACATTGATAATCCCATTTTCAGATTTTGAAACGTCTATTCCGTCTTCCCCGTATTCAAACTGCACTATTTTACCAGATGAATCTCTTACAGTATTATCATATTCTACTTTTAAATCTTGCAAAGCATTGGATAATCTTCTATATAGATAACCTGATTTTGGAGTTCTTAAAGCAGTATCCATTAAACCTTCTCTGCCCGCCATAGCAATAAAGAAAAATTCCGCAGGACTTGCTCCTTCATTGAACCCATGTTTAATAAAACCATGCGCATCTGGATTTAAATCTCCTTTTTTAAATAAAGGCAGCGTGCGCTCACTATAACCCGTCATAATTCTTTTGCCCCTGATAGCTTGCTGACCTACACATGCAGCCATTTGAGCTAAGTGAATAGCTTTACCTCTTGCGCCTGAATTTGCCATAATTCCAATGCCCGTTTTTTGGTTCGCATAATTTTCTACAACTTTTCCAGCTTCGTTTCTGGCGACATTTAATGTTTCAAGAATTTGTAATTCCACTGTCTCTTGAATTGTTCTGCCCGGATAAGCATGCAGTTCACCTTTTTTGTATGCATCAATCTTTTCTCCTGCTTCTTCATACCCTTTGCTGATATAATTTTTAATCTTTTGAATAGCTTCTTTAGGTAAATCAACATCGGAAATTCCTGTTGTAATTCCAATTTGTTTTTGTGCAAATATACCTAATTTTAATAATTTTCCCAAAATGTCAACAGTAACTTCTTGACCGTATCTCTTATGCAGCTCCCTTAACATCATGCCTGCCCCGTCTCCTCCGATAGAGTTAGCGTCTAAAAATCCTTTTTCAATTGCGCCTTTTTTGATGATTAAATCAGTGCCTTCTTTAGTTTTAAATGTGAAATTAAAATCATCCGGCAATAATACACTGGCTAATTCTGCGCCAGTTACGGTTTTTTTCTTCGGCAATTTGCTAAAATCATTTATGCCGGTAATATATAATAAGTCAATCGCTTTATTAAATGGGATCGTTTCAGACCTAGTTATTAAATAATTTCCTGATACTGCATCTTGAATACACTTAACAATCGATAATCCATGTCTTGGACTGATTAATTGAGTTTGCACAAGCATTAATATTTCAGCTTCGGCTCTTGCTTCTTCTGTTTGTGGAACATGCAAGTTCATTTCATCACCGTCAAAGTCTGCACCATAAGGAGCGCAAACTGCGGGGTTAATTCTGAAAGTTTGGTTAGGCAGGATTCTAGTCTTATGCGCCATTACTGACATTCTGTGCAATGAAGGCTGCCTGTTAAATAAGGCAATGTCCCCATCAAGAATATGCCTTTCCACCTGATATCCGTTTTCTAACTCTTCTAATAATGCTTGTTTTGTTTCTTCGGTAATTCTTTTCTTTTTTCCATCAGGCCTGACTAAATAATTCGCGCCAGGATAAACTTTAGGGCCTCTTTCAACAAATGTTTTTAGATATTCCTTATTCCAGTCAGTAACTCTTTCCGGTACAGTTATTTTCATCGCTATTTCTTTAGGTATTCCAACTTCATCTAATTTTAACATAGGATCAGGGCTAATTACTGACCTTGCAGAAAAATTAGTTCTTTTACCAGCCAGGTTATGTCTGATTCTTCCTTCTTTACTTTTAACTCTTGCAGTTAACGTTTTTAAAGGCTGACCGGATCTGTGTCTTGCAGGAGGTAATTGCGCAACTCCGTTATCAAAAAATGTAGTGATATGATACTGTAAAAGGTCCCATAAATCTTCAATAATTATTTCCGGAGCACCCGCATTTATATTTTCAAATAACCTTTGATTAATTCTTACAATATCTGACAATTTGTGTGTTAAATCATCTTCAGACCTTTCACCTGATTCAAGTGTAATTGACGGCCTCATTGTTACAGGAGGAATAGATAAAACAGTTAATACTGCCCATTCAGGTCTCATAAATTTGGGATGTATTCCTAAAATTTCACAATCCTCGTCCTGAATCTTTTCCAGTCTTGATCTAACTTCGATAGGGGATATTCTTTTATCATTTTCTAAAAAAGTAGTTGGTTTATCAAGTGTTATTTTAGGCTGTTTAGCCCCGCAAAAAGAACATTTTGAAACCGTTTTTAAACCGGTTGTTATTGATTTCGCAAGTTTCCTATAGGTTTCAAGTTCTCCGTCGGCGTATAACTTTTTTAATTTTGCAAGTGTTTTTTCATACTTATCTTGAGACAATAAAATCCTTCCACAATCAGCGCACGTTGCCCTTAATAAATCATAAACCAATGTTGAAAATTTGATATGAATAATGGGCCTAGCAAGTTCCATATACCCAAAATGCCCAATACATTCTTTAAGTTTTGAACCGCAGGTTTTACATTTTAACCCCGGATCAATAACACCCATCCTAATATCCATTAACCCCCCATCTACAGGGTAGCCTTCCTTGTCATACAATTCAGGGGTTACTATTTTAGATGAAGCCATTTTTTTTATTAGAATTGGTGAAAATATACCAAACACGATAGAGTTTACTTCTTTATTCACATATAGGCTTTCCATTTTAATTCTCCATTTAATATTTGTTTCTTAATTGCAGTTTTGGATAAAATCCAATACTTTTTAATTCATCTAATAATAATTTAAATGCGTAAGATATTTCAATATTAGTGATCTCTACATTATCCCCGCAGACAGTACAATAAGATTTGTTTTTATATTGATCATGAATTGCGATCATTCCGCAGTTTTCACATAATGGAACAATTGTTTTATCTGCATCAAATCTTTCTTTTAGCAATAATGATGCCCCATGCGCAATCAAACAGTCTTTTTCCATCTCACCAAATCTTAGGCCTCCCTCTTTATCTCTTCCTTCCGTCGGCTGTCTTGTTAATAATTGCACAGGACCGCGCGCTCTTGACTGGATTCTATTTGCAACCATTAATTTAATTTTTTGATAATACAGATTTCCTACATAAATTCTTGCAGGAATCATTTCACCAGTTTGGCCATCGTACATTGTTTCCATACCGTTGTCTCTTAAACCCATCTTGGCCAAGAGCTTTCTTAAATCTTTTTCATCTTCTGAATCAAATGTAGTGCCGTCTACTTGTCTGCCGGCCATTGCCCCAACCTTGCCGCCAATTAATTCAATTAAGTGTGAAATAGTCATCCTTGACGGAATACCGTACGGTGAAAATATTAAATCAGGTATGATCCCGGATAATGAGTAAGGCATATCCGCTTGAGGTTTAATAATACCAATAACCCCTTTCTGGCCCCCTCTTGTAATAAATTTATCCCCTATCTCGGGAATTCTTTGATCCCTGATTCTTACCTGGATTAATTTATTGCCCTCTCCGTTTTCTGTCAGTAATATAAAGTCAACTGTACCTTTTTCACCGTGCTTAATGCTGATTGAGCTTTCTCTTCTAGTGTTAGAAGTTAAATTATATTCATCCATGCTGCTCAAGAATCTTGGAGGACTTGTTCTTCCAATAACAACATCCCCTTCTTTGACATGAGCTTCCGGACTGATTATACCATCATCTTCAAGCAATCGATAATCTTGTTCTGACCTATATCCTTTTACTTCTTTGTTAGGGATAGATACCTCATCAACAAGACCCCCGGCATATCTTAATTCTTCAGCAACTGCTGGGTAGAAATATGTACTCCTTGCAAGACCCCTATCCACTGAACCTTTATTTATGATTATTGCATCTTCCATATTATATCCGCCATAACTCATAACAGCAACAACTAAATTTTGTCCGGCAGGATGTTTTTCATCATGATATAAATCATGCGTGATTGACTTTACAATAGGGATTTGCGGATAATGCAACAAATTAACATCAGTATCAATTCTTAATGGATAATTTGCAGCATAGAAACCTAAAGCATGTTTTTGGTTTTTTGCACCCATCAGGTTTCTCATACCAGGTCCAAAATTAGAGTAAGGCACAAGTGATGCGCATAAACCCAACATTGCAATTGGAGCTATCTCTAAATGAGTATATTCAGGTGTTAATTCCTCATCACGGATAGCAATTAAAGTGTTCTCTTCTTCGAGAGCATCTAAATATTCAATAAGCCCCTGTTCAATAAGATCATTCCAGTTTAATTCTCCTTTTTCTAATTGTTTTACATGGTTATCAGTAATTAAGCTTTTACCGTCTTTAACAATTATCAAAGGCCTTCTTGCCCTGCCCTTTGAGGAATCAATTAATATCCTATTAGTTTCTTTTTCATAACAAACATTAGTTTCTTTTGATATGTTGCCTTTTCTTCTTTCAGAAATTATATTTTCTGCAAATTCTTCAGGGGTATTTGTATCTCCAATGTATTTATAGTTTAAGTATACTTCAGTAATCATTTTTACTCCTCGCTTAATTCCTCTTTAACGCCTGGCAACCTTAAATTTAAATGTTTGATAGTTGCAAGCACTTTGTTATCTTCTTCTCCTTCTGAAATCTTGCAAAATAATGCCATATTTTTTCTTAAGCCAATATTTGTACCCTCGGGTGTTTCAACTGGACAAAGTTTTCCAAAATGTGTAGGATGCAATGCTCTTGCTTCAAAATTTTCTTGTGAAGCAGACAACGGACTAATTATTCTTTGCAGCAAAGACATTGTCTGTAAAAAATTAACTCTTTCAATTCTTTGGCTTACGCCTTTTCTCCCCCCAACCCAATTGCCTGTTGCCATTGCGGAATAAATTCTGCCGGTTAATAATTTTTCCCTGATAATTACTCTAATAGAAGGGAATTTTCCCCGTTTGACAATTCTTTGAAAATTATATAATAAGTCGCTAATTAAAACTTTGATATTAACTCTGATAACGTCTGCAAGCAAGTCTCCTGAACATTTAATGCGCTTATTCATATAGTGGTCTTTATCATCTTCAGGTCTCTCGTCATTAAGAGCAAGTATGAAATGTTTTAACATTTTGCATAAGTTATACGCTTTAACAACGTTTTCTGAAGGAGTTATGCCCAAATGAGGCAGGAAATATTTGTGTAAAATTTCCTTCATACGTTCAACTCTTATGTCTTTTGCTTGGGTTATGCCTACTTTTTTTGCAATATAATCAATTGCATCTTCTTGAGTTTTAATCTCTATAAATTCATACAAATTCATAAAAACTTCATCAAATGTCCTGTCAGCTGAAATAAACTTTACAATATCTTCGTCTTTCAATAAGCCCAGCGCTTTTAATATAACCACCACTGGCACTCTTCTAACTCTTGTAAAAGAAATATAAAATATTCCATCATTTAATTTTTCAATAATATGCGGAATTTTAAATGAACCGCTTTCAGAAAATAATTTTGCTGCGATTTTTGCGCCTGTAGTAGTTGGCGCTTTGTCAATCATAACCTTATTAGAGATTAAATCTTCAATGTTTACTATAACTTTTTCAGTCCCATTTATGATAAAATAACCTCCCGGATCATCAGGATCTTCGCCACGCAGAATTAGTTCTTCTCTGGTCATGCCATGCAAATGACAATATCTGCTCTTTAGCATGATAGGTAAATTCCCAATTTCAATAATAAAAGATTCACGTTGCACCCCATTTATATGCGCGCTAACTTCTAAGTATATAGGCGCTGAATATGTAATTTTTCGTAATCTTGCTTCCGTAGGAAAAATTTTTCGTTTAGAACCGTCGGCTTCAACAATTACCGGGCCTTTCACTTCATTGCTTTTATCAGGCATTTCTACCCAAATTTTATTAAATCTAATTTTAAATTCTTCCACATCAGGAGGAATAATTGTAGGTTCAATTTCTTTGTTGCCATCTATAATCTCTTGTAAACCTGTATCTACAAGACCATTAAATGATTCAATATCCGATTCTACAAGTGAGTTAGTTTCAAAATGCTTTTTTAATAGAATTTCACTTCTAGCTTTCATTAAATTACCACCCTGTAATATAGACTTTTTCCTGCAGTAAGGCTAACTCTCTCTATTTTGATAATATCTCCGATTTTGGGATCTAATTTTTTAATTGCAACATCAGTAATTAGAATTTTAGGAAGATTGAATTCCAGGATATTATATTTTTCAAATAATGCAACTTTGTCTTTATCTGACAATAAACTATGTTTTGGAACCAAAACATGTTTTTCAACATCAATATTCATTTCTTTTTCTATTGCCATTTTGAGGTTTATATCTCCCAATTTTTATCTATCAACCTCGACGAAGGTATTCATGGACAGTAATTGCGTCCAAATTTACGGTTATGGATAGGGACTTTTAATCCATATCATATCCACAAACCAGTAAAGGTTTGATGGGCCGGACGAGATTTTCGTTACCGATTTAGTATTTCGAACTCGCGACCCCTTGATTACTTTCGACTTTACCGGTAATTTTAAAAATTTCCGATTTTGTGTTAAAAGTCAAGTGCTCTATTACCCAAGGGTTTACCTTTCCAGGCTAAGCTACCGGCCCAAATTAAACGCCCTAGCCGGGACTTTCTTATTAATGTTGATATATTCCAACATTAATATTCGAACCCGGGTCGAAGCCTTTCAGTGTTATTAATATACTCGACAGGGCTTCATGATAACCGAACTACACTACCAGGGCATTATGGATTTCTATCTATACTCAAATTTCCAAGATTAATAGAAATATGTGATTATAGAAAGATTTTTTGCCATTATTGTTTAAAAATAAGCTTCCCTATTTAAACCTATCGCTTTTTAACTTTATTCTCCAGTTTAATTAATAATTATGAGCGATTGATATTTATAAAAGTTATGATTTTTTTAGTTTGATTTTTTAAGACATCATTCCAAAATTAATCAAAAAAATTAGTATCGGTTTGAACTGTTATATAAATGATTAAACAATATATCATCATAAAAATGAATAGCGAAACAAGACAATAGCAATGTTATTTTATTGCCTAGCCTATTTGATGGCAAACTAAAACAATCAAAACTGCTCGAAACCACTATTGGCCAATAGAGCAATAGTGTGCTCGCTTTGCTCAAGTTCTTCGCTTAAAAAATCCTCTACATTTATAAAGTAAAAATTAACGTTAAAGAATCCGCAAAATAAAAAAATCCCCCTGGCCGGAATTTCATAAAACCAAAATTTTAGGAAACTGAAAATTTCTGATTTTCTTCTTGAACCAGCAACCTCGCGGTATCGGCTGACTTATGTTCATACTAAGCACTCTGCTAAGTCGATAAGCGAAATCTTCTACAGCCGCGCGCTCTAACCAGTTGAGCTACGGGGGGACAGATTAGAATTTTCTTAGAATGTTTATAAATATATCGAAATTTAGGCGTTCATCCGGAATGACCGTTGACACTATATTAGTATATCATTCTTTACTTAATTTTAACAAGAACCTTCTTGCTTTTAGAGTATATTTAAAGCATACTAATTCGACAACGAAAACGAAGTGATAATTTCGGATTAACCCGGAATTTAATAATTAAAGATTTCCAAAATAAGATTCATTACCCCCACTTTTCAATAGCTTTTGCTAATTCTTTATGTGTTTTGGCATATTCACTTAAAGATATATTTTCCATTGCGGCATCTACAGCTTGCCTAAACGCTGTTGCACCTTTCATAGTTCCTTCCGGGTGCCCATGTACTCCTCCCCCACCCTGCATAACAATGTCATTGCCCATAACTTTCATTACTTGGGGCAATTGTAACGGTGATAAGCCTCCTGAAGCAACTGCAAGCACCGGTTTTAGTCCGTGCCAATCTTGCGCAAGAATATTTTGGCTTATATCTTCTTTAATTCTTTCTCTTTCAATCTCCTGTTCAATTATTAACTCTTCATTTTCAGATCCGTGCATTTTACCAATTCCTGCAGTTCCAATATGCAAAGTATCTACACCAATCAATCGGTAAGTTTTTGCAAGTACCAACATTGAAATCCCCATATCATGATTTCTTGTTAACGCTCCATGCATTGCTCTGTGTCCATGAATAGCTAACTTATTATCTTGACAAAAATCTCTTACTCCATGCAATGCTGACCATCCTGCAGTTAAAACATCATACATGATATATTCACCACCTAATTTTTTAACAATTTTAGCTCGCCTAATCATTTCATTATAAGGCGCCGTGATATTTGCCAAATATAATTTTTTTTCACCAGTTTCTTTTTCGGATTGATCTCTTGCTCTAAACGTTAATTTCATACGTTTATCAAACTGGTTAAATGTCATTGAAGTTAAATTTTCGTCATCTTTAACAATATCAAGACCTCCTGCCCATGATTCGTATGCAACCTTTGCATGCTGTGCAGAAGTTAAGCCAACTTTAGGTTTTACAATTGTGCCAACAAATGGTCTTTTTTTCACACCAGTCATTTTTCTAATTCCTTGGACACCAAACTGCGGTCCCCGGAAAGCTTTAACATGCTTTTTTGTTAAAGCAAAATCTTCAAATCTTAGCCCTTTAATTTCTTTCATTCCAAATATATTCCCTGCAATAGAAGACATTATTCCAGGCATGTTGCCTGTTTCAAACAATTGTTCAGGATATGCAATTTTAATTTGGTTAGTTTTTTCGTTTACATAGAATATATGAGGTTTCAAAGTTTTTGCTATCTTTGGATTCATAGTAGAAATCTTTGTCCAGGTACCAATTGAAGATTCGCCTGCTATATATTCGCACAACCTTTTCAAAGGAACTCCTTTTACAGGAGTTGCTTTATACTGTACAACAACATCAGTAGATTTTGGTTTAGATTTAAGATTTAAAAATTCTAAATTTCCGTATATTGACATATTAGTTCACCTCTAAAAAAATTTATACAATTCAAGGAAATTCTTAATCGTATAATCCGCTTTTTCTTTTGCTTTTATCGGCAAATAATACCTTTTGCCTCTTCTCAACCAAACTGTTGTCATCCCCAGCTTGTTAGCTGGCGCAATATCTCGCACAGGGTTATCTCCAATCATTACAGCCTCAAATGGTTTAACTTTTGCTTGTTTTAAAGCAAATTCAAATATTTCTTTATGCGGTTTTTCATATCCGACTTCCGAAGTAGTTGCAATAATATCAAAATATTTTTTAAATCCTGTTGCTTCTATTCTTTTCAATTGCCATTTTTTAATGCCATTAGTTATCACGCCTAATTTGTATCCTTTCTTTTTAAGATATTGCAGTATAATTTTTGCATCGTAATATCCTTGTATGTTTTGACAGCTAACTTTCCAAAATTCATTTAAAATTTCATTGGCTAATTTTTTATCAAAATTATGTTCAGCCCGCAAAAATTCAACGATCCAATAACCCCTGTCGCATCTTACAGGTAAATCGGGGAATCTTTTTTTAATTCCTTGTTTAACACTGGTAAAAACTTCAAACATATCGCTTAGCTTAAACTTTGGATGTTTTTTGCAGAAATATTCAATAGCTTTAATCTCGGCCATTATTTTAGAGTTTGAAGCTTTGTATGAATAAAGCGTATCATCCAAATCAAAGAATATAGCTTTCACCTTTCCCATATCAATTATTAGGGACTTTCGAGGTTATATAGTTTTTGGTAACGAAATAAATAAAAATCTTAATTATTAAACTAAACTTATGACTAAAATAATCTTAGTTGATATGGATAGGGCATTAGCAGACTTTGATAAAAAAGTTACTGATATTTATAGAGCAAAATTTCCAGATAGGCCTTATGTTAATCTCCAGGATAAAGACACATTCTATTTAGCTGATCAATATCCTCAATAATATAAATCAGACATAAAAGCAATTTCTACAGCACCGGGTTTTTTTAGAAGTCTTGAACCTATTGAAGGGGGCCTTGAAGCTTTAACAGAAATGGAATCTTTAGGTCACAAAGTATTTATTTGTACAAGCCCCCTGGGCGCTTATCAAAACTGCGTAGCTGAAAAATTTGAATGGATTGATAAGCACATAGGGAAAGGATGGATAAAGAAGATAATTATAACAGGAGATAAAACAATTGTAACTGGGGATTATTTGATAGATGATAGACCTGAAATTGAAGGCGTAGAATCAACACCTGCATGGAAACATATTTTATACGATCAACCATATAATCATAATGTTAATAAAAGAAGATTAACTTGGACAAATTATAAAGAAATTTTAAATTTGCAGTTTTAATTTATTAAAATTAATTTTACTTATTGCCGTAATAAAAAAACTTTTCAA from Candidatus Woesearchaeota archaeon encodes the following:
- a CDS encoding DNA-directed RNA polymerase subunit B'', with the protein product MKARSEILLKKHFETNSLVESDIESFNGLVDTGLQEIIDGNKEIEPTIIPPDVEEFKIRFNKIWVEMPDKSNEVKGPVIVEADGSKRKIFPTEARLRKITYSAPIYLEVSAHINGVQRESFIIEIGNLPIMLKSRYCHLHGMTREELILRGEDPDDPGGYFIINGTEKVIVNIEDLISNKVMIDKAPTTTGAKIAAKLFSESGSFKIPHIIEKLNDGIFYISFTRVRRVPVVVILKALGLLKDEDIVKFISADRTFDEVFMNLYEFIEIKTQEDAIDYIAKKVGITQAKDIRVERMKEILHKYFLPHLGITPSENVVKAYNLCKMLKHFILALNDERPEDDKDHYMNKRIKCSGDLLADVIRVNIKVLISDLLYNFQRIVKRGKFPSIRVIIREKLLTGRIYSAMATGNWVGGRKGVSQRIERVNFLQTMSLLQRIISPLSASQENFEARALHPTHFGKLCPVETPEGTNIGLRKNMALFCKISEGEEDNKVLATIKHLNLRLPGVKEELSEE
- a CDS encoding DNA-directed RNA polymerase subunit H; translation: MAIEKEMNIDVEKHVLVPKHSLLSDKDKVALFEKYNILEFNLPKILITDVAIKKLDPKIGDIIKIERVSLTAGKSLYYRVVI
- the rpoB gene encoding DNA-directed RNA polymerase subunit B, whose protein sequence is MITEVYLNYKYIGDTNTPEEFAENIISERRKGNISKETNVCYEKETNRILIDSSKGRARRPLIIVKDGKSLITDNHVKQLEKGELNWNDLIEQGLIEYLDALEEENTLIAIRDEELTPEYTHLEIAPIAMLGLCASLVPYSNFGPGMRNLMGAKNQKHALGFYAANYPLRIDTDVNLLHYPQIPIVKSITHDLYHDEKHPAGQNLVVAVMSYGGYNMEDAIIINKGSVDRGLARSTYFYPAVAEELRYAGGLVDEVSIPNKEVKGYRSEQDYRLLEDDGIISPEAHVKEGDVVIGRTSPPRFLSSMDEYNLTSNTRRESSISIKHGEKGTVDFILLTENGEGNKLIQVRIRDQRIPEIGDKFITRGGQKGVIGIIKPQADMPYSLSGIIPDLIFSPYGIPSRMTISHLIELIGGKVGAMAGRQVDGTTFDSEDEKDLRKLLAKMGLRDNGMETMYDGQTGEMIPARIYVGNLYYQKIKLMVANRIQSRARGPVQLLTRQPTEGRDKEGGLRFGEMEKDCLIAHGASLLLKERFDADKTIVPLCENCGMIAIHDQYKNKSYCTVCGDNVEITNIEISYAFKLLLDELKSIGFYPKLQLRNKY
- a CDS encoding HAD-IA family hydrolase — encoded protein: MGKVKAIFFDLDDTLYSYKASNSKIMAEIKAIEYFCKKHPKFKLSDMFEVFTSVKQGIKKRFPDLPVRCDRGYWIVEFLRAEHNFDKKLANEILNEFWKVSCQNIQGYYDAKIILQYLKKKGYKLGVITNGIKKWQLKRIEATGFKKYFDIIATTSEVGYEKPHKEIFEFALKQAKVKPFEAVMIGDNPVRDIAPANKLGMTTVWLRRGKRYYLPIKAKEKADYTIKNFLELYKFF
- the rbcL gene encoding type III ribulose-bisphosphate carboxylase, with product MSIYGNLEFLNLKSKPKSTDVVVQYKATPVKGVPLKRLCEYIAGESSIGTWTKISTMNPKIAKTLKPHIFYVNEKTNQIKIAYPEQLFETGNMPGIMSSIAGNIFGMKEIKGLRFEDFALTKKHVKAFRGPQFGVQGIRKMTGVKKRPFVGTIVKPKVGLTSAQHAKVAYESWAGGLDIVKDDENLTSMTFNQFDKRMKLTFRARDQSEKETGEKKLYLANITAPYNEMIRRAKIVKKLGGEYIMYDVLTAGWSALHGVRDFCQDNKLAIHGHRAMHGALTRNHDMGISMLVLAKTYRLIGVDTLHIGTAGIGKMHGSENEELIIEQEIERERIKEDISQNILAQDWHGLKPVLAVASGGLSPLQLPQVMKVMGNDIVMQGGGGVHGHPEGTMKGATAFRQAVDAAMENISLSEYAKTHKELAKAIEKWG